One stretch of Oncorhynchus tshawytscha isolate Ot180627B linkage group LG21, Otsh_v2.0, whole genome shotgun sequence DNA includes these proteins:
- the LOC112220882 gene encoding phosphatidylinositol 3,4,5-trisphosphate 5-phosphatase 2B-like, translating into MAVAWYHRDISRVHAEDLLARAGRDGSFLVRDSESVPGAYALCLLYQRHVHTYRILPDADGLLAVQTSQGVQVNCFRTLGDLVLGYQHPHKGLVIPLLYPVGRDTDTGEESSGDDEKPGLVWSPSPAPVSVSTSPPEGPPVTPSPHLLFLHRLQELNTPSMAGEVVGLLSEYLCSELPLDVEGLRRGAKGLLHLHHTLGTACQGLNSEIDLTMSSLETLAKVFDHPTCPLTSTKSQNMGRGPDMELDSLLCKISALVSLLSSLEKRVLKALQDAVTNHNLAVQPAPLREPAPVSAPVPAPAPSPVPVSAPAPVPAPSPAPAHAPAPAPSPAPVPAPALVPVAKNSARPIPVHSFQIKMVRYGRQTVSVDLDTGVLLFDRKAGSFGAETVSHDRILQLVKFQSSPAKLRMVVDSHHNTPRELMFESARKREAFCQLLQLMKTRHSHLSEPDVISVFVGSWNMGGSPPPRSLQSWVTCCGLGRTPDESTALLPHDIYALGTQENSQGEKEWTEHVKATLHSYTHIEYKQVAVQSLWNMRLAVFVKPEHESRISHVNTASVKTGLGNTLGNKGAVGVSLLFNSTSFGFVNCHLTSGSEKVVRRNQNCADILRLLSLGDRQLSAFDVSLRFTHLFWCGDLNYRLDLDVQDILKHVSKREFDELMCADQLTRERHKRKAFLNFKEEKIAFPPTYRYERGSRDSYLWQKYKTSGVRVNVPSWCDRILWKSYSETHITCNSYGCTDDIFTSDHSPVFATFHVGVTSQFISKTDPNSSMERAWMELEGVEAIVKTASKAKFFIEFHSSCLEEIRRSVENDSQSCDVPGFLKLGWSPKQLPKLLPIVSDMEYLQDQHLLLSVKSCDGFESYGECCVALRSLIGAAEQFETFLTHRGEEMGSIRGRVRVHVPKDRRGTREKIYEWFCFEKDEKGLVRGCLSPPSTRAPISRSSPPPPKPAPSSYTNPAYFIFEGVSVLGRVEESPPPRRDPQVVWAGDSALQLPKLFGGRGCDRKSPRRSDFTEIEIPGILPHYPSTNDHHPPQTNSSYQLFPAKDPSPIPLAPSPTSHYHEQPIQPRPSKNNVVQDSILPAKNLRNMYMNHSAIIRETPRREQPRVHQQEQAIPVQSSKLPAFYPYVSTCVPHTQASAPWVVEQPVGPLGDHSLTALQIAKSLSEVDFFPLDLEAPSTPCQRPAQRNDLAIAAERGYCWEKEVLYGAPETVRELLSTLGLQKYTLGLSLNGWDDLDYFSGITEEDLRAAGVSNPSHRRRILENLPRIWDSL; encoded by the exons ACGTCTCAAGGGGTGCAGGTGAACTGTTTCCGTACACTGGGGGACCTGGTGTTGGGGTACCAGCACCCTCATAAGGGTCTGGTCATCCCCCTGCTCTACCCTGTGGGGAGGGACACAGATACTGGTGAGGAGAGCTCAGGTGATGATGAGAAGCCAGGGCTGGTGTGGAGTCCCagcccagccccagtctcagtcagtACATCTCCCCCAGAAGGACCCCCAGTCACCCCATCCccccatctcctcttcctccacaggCTGCAGGAGCTCAACACACCCAG CATGGCAGGTGAGGTGGTTGGGCTGCTCAGTGAGTATCTGTGCAGTGAGCTGCCTCTGGATGTGGAGGGTCTGCGTAGAGGAGCAAAAGGCCTACTCCATCTACACCACACCCTGGGCACAGCATGCCAGGGACTCAACAG TGAGATTGATCTGACCATGTCCAGTTTGGAGACGCTGGCCAAAGTGTTTGACCATCCCACCTGCCCTTTAACCTCCACCAAGTCACAG AATATGGGTAGAGGTCCAGACATGGAGTTGGACAGCCTGCTGTGTAAAATCTCTGCCCTGGTCAGCCTGCTGTCCTCCCTGGAGAAGAGG GTGCTGAAAGCTCTTCAAGATGCTGTGACCAATCACAACCTGGCTGTGCAGCCTGCCCCTCTCCGTGAACCCGCCCCTGTCTCAGCTCCAGTCCCTGCTCCTgccccatctccagtcccagtctctgCTCCAGCCCCAGTCCCTGCTCCATCCCCTGCTCCTGCCCATGCTCCAGCTCCAGCCCCTTCTCCAGCCCCAGTCCCTGCTCCAGCACTTGTCCCTGTAGCCAAGAACAGTGCCAGGCCCATACCTGTCCACTCCtttcag attaAGATGGTGCGTTACGGCAGACAGACCGTGTCAGTGGACTTGGACACAGGAGTGCTGCTGTTTGACAGGAAGGCCGGGTCATTCGGAGCGGAGACAGTCTCACACGACCGGA TTCTGCAGCTAGTCAAGTTCCAGAGCAGTCCAGCCAAGCTGCGCATGGTAGTGGACAGTCATCACAACACCCCACGAGAGCTCATGTTTGAGAGTGCAAGG aAACGGGAGGCGTTCTGCCAGCTGCTGCAGCTGATGAAGACCAGACACTCCCATCTGAGTGAACCTGATGTCATCTCTGTGTTTGTGGGCAGCTGGAATATGG GTGGCTCCCCTCCCCCTCGCAGTCTGCAGTCCTGGGTGACGTGCTGTGGTCTGGGGCGAACCCCAGATGAGTCCACAGCTCTGCTGCCTCACGACATCTACGCCCTGGGTACCCAGGAGAACTCTcagggggagaaggagtggaCCGAGCACGTCAAGGCTACCCTACACAGCTACACTCATATAGAGTACAAACAG GTGGCAGTACAGTCACTGTGGAACATGAGGCTGGCAGTGTTCGTGAAGCCGGAGCACGAGAGTCGCATCAGCCATGTAAACACAGCCAGTGTGAAGACTGGCCTGGGGAACACACTGG GAAATAAAGGTGCTGTTGGGGTTTCCTTACTCTTCAACAGTACTTCTTTTGGATTTGTTAACTGCCATCTGACCTCTGGCAGTGAGAAAGTAGTCAG GAGGAACCAGAACTGTGCGGACATCCTCAGACTGTTGTCCCTGGGGGACCGGCAACTCAGTGCCTTTGACGTCAGCCTGCGCTTCACACATCTCTTCTGGTGTGGAGACCTCAACTACAGACTAGATCTGGACGTACAG GACATTCTGAAACATGTTTCCAAGCGGGAGTTTGATGAGCTCATGTGTGCTGACCAGCTGACGCGAGAACGACACAAGAGGAAGGCCTTCCTCAATTTCA AGGAAGAGAAGATTGCGTTTCCGCCCACCTATCGGTACGAGAGGGGGTCCAGGGACAGTTACCTGTGGCAGAAGTACAAGACCTCTGGC GTGCGTGTCAATGTGCCATCATGGTGTGACCGGATTCTGTGGAAGTCTTACTCAGAGACCCATATCACCTGCAACTCCTATG gttgTACAGATGACATCTTCACCAGCGACCACTCGCCTGTTTTTGCCACATTCCATGTAGGGGTGACGTCACAGTTCATTTCCAAAACAG ACCCAAACTCGAGCATGGAGAGGGCCTGGATGGAGTTGGAAGGTGTTGAGGCCATTGTGAAGACAGCCAGCAAAGCCAAGTTCTTCATTGAGTTTCACTCATCCTGCCTTGAAG AGATCCGCCGTTCCGTAGAGAATGACTCACAGAGCTGTGACGTGCCTGGCTTCCTCAAACTGGGCTGGTCCCCCAAGCAGCTGCCCAAG CTTCTCCCGATCGTCTCAGACATGGAGTACCTTCAGGATCAGCACCTCCTGCTGTCTGTCAAGTCATGTGACGGGTTTGAGTCATACG GTGAGTGCTGTGTGGCACTGCGCTCCCTTATCGGCGCGGCAGAGCAGTTTGAGACGTTTCTGACCCACCGGGGTGAGGAGATGGGCTCCATACGTGGGCGGGTCAGGGTCCATGTGCCCAAAGACCGGCGAGGAACACGGGAGAAGATCTACG AATGGTTCTGCTTTGAGAAGGATGAGAAGGGTCTGGTGAGGGGATGCTTGTCTCCTCCGTCCACTCGGGCACCTATCAGCCG ATCCTCACCGCCTCCACCCAAGCCAGCCCCTAGCAGTTACACAAACCCTGCCTACTTCATATTTGAAGGTGTGTCTGTCCTGGGAAGAGTAGAGGAGTCTCCACCCCCTCGCAGGGACCCTCAGGTGGTCTGGGCTGGCGACTCCGCGCTGCAGTTACCCAAACTCTTCGGGGGGCGTGGCTGTGACAGGAAGTCCCCTCGCAGGTCTGACTTCACTGAAATCGAGATTCCAGGGATCCTGCCCCACTATCCTTCCACCAATGACCATCATCCACCCCAGACTAACTCCTCCTATCAGCTCTTCCCAGCAAAGGACCCATCGCCAATCCCCCTTGCCCCAAGCCCCACCTCTCACTATCATGAACAACCCATACAACCACGACCAAGCAAAAACAATGTTGTCCAGGACTCCATCCTGCCTGCCAAGAACCTGAGGAACATGTACATGAACCACTCCGCCATCATCAGAGAGACCCCCAGGAGAGAACAGCCTAGGGTGCACCAACAGGAACAAGCCATCCCTGTACAGAGCAGCAAACTCCCAGCCTTCTACCCATATGTGTCCACCTGTGTACCCCACACCCAGGCCTCAGCACCGTGGGTGGTGGAGCAGCCAGTTGGGCCCCTTGGGGACCACTCCCTCACAGCCCTGCAGATAGCCAAGTCACTCAGCGAGGTAGACTTCTTCCCATTGGACCTTGAGGCTCCATCTACCCCATGCCAGAGACCGGCCCAGAGGAATGACCTGGCCATAGCTGCAGAAAGAGGATACTGCTGGGAGAAAGAG GTCCTCTATGGCGCTCCAGAGACAGTGCGAGAACTACTCAGCACCCTGGGTCTACAGAAGTACACTCTGGGACTCAGCCTCAACGGCTGGGACGACCTGGACTACTTCAG TGGCATCACAGAGGAGGACCTGCGTGCAGCCGGAGTGTCGAACCCGTCGCATCGCCGGAGGATCCTGGAGAACCTACCCAGGATCTGGGATTCACTATAG